The Streptomyces sp. B3I8 nucleotide sequence GCCAGCCCGGTCGCGGCTCTGCTCGCGGACCCGGGCTCCTTCGAGGGGCCGGTGGTGGCCGTGCTGTCCGGCGGGAACGTCGATCCGCTGCTGATGCAGCGGGTGCTGCGGCACGGCATGGTGGCGGGCGGCCGCTATCTGCAGGTGCGGGTGCGGCTGACCGACCGGCCCGGCGCCCTGGCCACGCTTTTGGGGGTGTTGTCGGTGGCGGATGCCAATGTGCTCGACGTGAGCCACGTACGGACCGATCCCCGGCTCGGGCTCACGGAGGCGGAGGTGGAACTGCATCTGGAGACCAAGGGACCGGAGCACTGTGCCGAGGTCGAGTCGGCGCTGCGCGAGGCGGGGTACACGGTCGTCGGCTGAGCGTCCGCGCAGGTCGGGGGCGGGGCATGTCCGTTCCGCCGGACACGGAAACGGAAGGGCTGATACCCGTTGTGAGACGCGATACATCGCGTTACTGTGTGTGTTGTGGGAGTGACGCCGCCCGCCGGCGCTCGCCCTCGCGCCCGCACGAAAAGCAGTACCGCTCGCGTTCGACGTCAGGCAAAGTGAACGTAAAGCGGTAGCCGGCAAGGCCGACGACAATCCCCGACGACGTGGAGAACTCATATGCCAGGCGCCATCTATGCCGAAGGGCTGGTCAAGACCTTCGGTGACGTAAGGGCTCTGGACGGCGTCGACCTCGATGTCCCCGAAGGCACGGTGCTCGGCCTGCTCGGACCGAACGGCGCGGGCAAGACCACCGCGGTCCGCTGCCTGACGACACTGCTGCGCCCCGACAGCGGCAGGGCGGTCGTCGCGGGCATCGACGTGGTCAAGAACCCCGACGCGGTCCGCCGTTCGGTCGGCCTGTCCGGACAGTTCGCCGCGGTCGACGAGTACCTGACCGGCCGGGAGAACCTCCAGATGGTCGGCCGGCTCTACCAGATGAAGGCCAAGGCGGCCAAGGTCCGGGCGGGGGAGCTGCTGGAGCAGTTCCACCTCGCCGAGGCCGGTGACCGCCCCGCCAAGACGTACTCGGGCGGCATGCGCCGTCGGCTCGACCTGGCCGCCGCGCTGGTCGTCTCCCCGCCCGTGATGTTCATGGACGAGCCCACCACCGGACTCGACCCGCGCAACCGCCAGCAGTTGTGGGAGGTCATCAAACAGCTCGTCTCCGGCGGCACGACGCTGCTGCTGACCACCCAGTACCTGGAGGAGGCCGACCACCTCGCCCACGACATCGCGGTCGTCGACCACGGCAGGGTCATCGCCCGCGGCACCTCCGACCAGCTCAAGGCCCGCACCGGCGGCGAGCGCGTCGAGGTCGTCGTGCACGAACGCGACCACCTGACCACCGCCTCCCGGGTGCTGCACGGCTTCGGCAAGGGCGAGGTCACCACCGACGACCACATCCGCAGGCTCACCGTCCCGGTCACCGGCGGCGCCAAGCTGCTCGCCGAGGTCATCCGCGAGCTGGACGCCCGCGGCATCGAGATCGACGACATCGGACTGCGCCGGCCCACCCTGGACGACGTCTTCCTCTCCCTGACCGGCCACGTGGCCGAGGAGGACACGGACGAGGCCGCCGACGGTTCCGGCGACCAGGACGGCGCCGACGGCACGCGCTCCGGCAGTTCCGGCAGTTCCCGCAGTTCCCGCAGGAAGGAAGCCACCAAGTGAGCGCCGTCACCGACACCGCGGGGACCCAGGTCACGCTCCGTCCCGGCAGCGCGATCGGCCAGTCCGTCCGGGACTCGCTGGTCGTCGCGAAGAGAAATCTGATCCGCATGGCCCGGATCCCCGAGATGCTCATCTTCGGGCTCATCCAGCCCATCATGTTCGTGGTGCTGTTCACCTACGTGTTCGGCGGCTCGATCCAGGTCGGCTCGTCCACGTCCACCCAGGCCTACCGCGAGTTCCTGATGGCGGGGATCTTCGCCCAGACGGTGACGTTCGCGACCGCGGGCGCCGGCGCGGGCATCGCCGACGACATGCACAAGGGCCTCATCGACCGCTTCCGCTCACTGCCCATGGCGCGCGGCGCGGTGCTGACCGGCCGTACGCTCGCCGACCTGGTGCAGTCGGCCCTCACCCTGATAGTCCTCGCGGTCGTCGCCGTCCTCGTCGGCTGGCGCACGCACGAGAACCTCGGCAAGGTGCTCGCCGCGTTCGGTCTGCTGCTCCTGCTCGGCTACGCGTTCTCCTGGATCGGCGCGCTCATCGGCCTGTCCGTGCGCACCCCGGAGGCGGCGACGTCGGGCGGTCTGATCTGGCTGTTCCCGCTGACGTTCATCTCCAACGCCTTCGTCGACGCCAACCAGATGCCGACGTTCCTGCGGCACGTCGCCGAGTGGAACCCGTTCAGCGCCAATGTGCAGGCCTGCCGCGAGCTGTTCGGCAACCTGCCGCCGGGCTTCCAGGCGTCCGACGCCTGGCCGATGCAGCACCCCGTGTGGGCCTCGCTGATGTGGTCCGTCCTCATCATCGTCGCCTTCCGCACCCTCGCCGTCCGCAAGTACCGCTCGGCGACGGCGTAGGACGGGCGGCGGCACAGGGCGGACAGGGAACCGCCCCCGGCGCCGTGGGGCGTCGGGGGCGGTTCCGGGAAGGCGGTGCGGGCTCGGTCCGGCGGGGCCCGGCCCCGGCAGGGTCGAACCCCGGGTGGGGCTCAGCCCTGGTACGGCTCGGCCTTGAGGATCTTCACGGAGGCCTTCTTGCCGTTCGGAAGTTCGTACTGCGCTTCCTCGCCGACCTTGTTGCCGATCACGGCGGAGCCCAGCGGGGACTGGGGGGAGTAGGTCTCGATGTCCGCGCTGGCGTACTCGCGGGAGGCGAGCAGGAAGGACAGGGTGTCGTCCTCGTCGCCGTCGAAGGCGATGGTCACGACCATGCCGGGCCCGACGGCGCCGTCCGCGGAGGTCTGGGCCTCGCCGACCTGCGCGTGCTCCAGGAGCTGCGTGAGCTGGCGCACACGGAGCTCCTGCTTGCCCTGCTCCTCCTTGGCCGCGTGGTACCCGCCGTTCTCCCGCAGGTCCCCCTCCTCGCGCGCGGCCGCGATCTTCGCGGCGATCTCGGTGCGCGCAGGACCAGTAAGGTACTCAAGCTCGTCCTTGAGCTTGTTGTACGCCTCCTGGGTCAGCCAGGTGACGTTCTCGCTGGTCTCGGTCACGGGTGCTCCTCGTCGGTACTGGGAATACAAAGCATCGCCCTTCCCAGAAGAATGTTCCCCTTCTGGTGGGCGAAACCACGAGCCTAACAATTCCCCGGCCGAAGGGGGAGGACATAAGACGCGAGAATGTCGTCCGGCCAGGTCAGTGCGGGCGACGGGGGAGTCCTCCGGCCGTTTCCGGACCGCCTGTGCGGGCCCGGGACCGGGACCGCCCGGGACGGGCCGTCCGGGAGGGGCGTCAGCCGGCGTGGCAGCCGAGGAGTTCCGCGGTGGACCCCTTGGCCGTGGTCCGGAGCGTGACGACGCGGTCGATGCGGGTCTGCCGGCCGTCGAAGCGGAAGTCGGCGCGGCCGACCTCCGTGCCGTTCGCGGACTGGGAGCGCAGCGTGCAGTAACCGCTCGCGTCCGCGTCCTTGCGCACCTCCAGATGCGCCTGCACCCTCTCGTCCGAGACGGCCTGGAAGGTGATCACCTGGCCGCTGATCTCGCTCTGCCCGACGTAGTGGTAACCGAGCCAGCCGACCAGGACGAGCAGGGCCGCACCCAGCGCGATGCCGACGATCCTGAGCGTGTGATCGGCGCGTTCGTCCGCGGCGCGGCCGTAACGGCCCTCGGGGAGCCGCGTGCTCGCCGTACTCATGATCGTCCTTTCGGCCGTACCGGGGGCCAGGGCCGCGGAACACCGTTCCCCGCCGGACCCGGAATTATTCGCCCCCCGATTCGGTCACTATAGAAGCCTTCGCCCGCAAGCCTGCCGCCGCCCCGGGGGGACGGCTCCCGGGGGCGAGAGAACGGACTGCGCTCGCGCACACCGGGCGCCGACTTACGAGGATTGAGCCTTGACTGACCAGCTGCGACTGATGGCCGTGCACGCCCACCCCGACGACGAGTCGAGCAAGGGTGCGGCCACCATGGCGAAGTATGTGTCCGAGGGGGTGGACGTGCTGGTCGTGACCTGCACGGGCGGCGAGCGCGGCTCCATCCTCAACCCCAAGCTCCAGGGGGACGCGTACATCGAGGAACACATCCACGAGGTGCGCAAGAAGGAGATGGACGAGGCCCGCGAGATCCTCGGCGTCAAGCAGGAGTGGCTCGGCTTCGTCGACTCCGGCCTGCCCGGGGGCGACCCGCTTCCGCCGCTCCCCGAGGGCTGCTTCGCCCTGGAGGACGTCGACAAGGCGGCCGGCGAGCTGGTGCGGCAGATCAGGTCGTTCCGCCCCCAGGTGATCACCACCTACGACGAGAACGGCGGCTACCCGCACCCCGACCACATCATGACCCACAAGATCACGATGGTGGCCTTCGAGGGCGCGGCGGACACCGAGAAGTACCCGGAGGCCGAGTACGGCCCGGCGTACCAGCCGCAGAAGCTGTACTACAACCAGGGCTTCAACCGGCAGCGCACCGAGGCGCTGCACCAGGCGCTGCTCGACCGGGGCATGGAGTCGCCCTACGGGGACTGGCTGAAGCGGTGGGCGGAGAACGCGCGCCCGGAGCGGACGCTGACCACGCACGTGCCGTGCGCGGAGTTCTTCGAGATCCGGGACAAGGCGCTGATCGCCCACGCCACGCAGATCGACCCGGACGGGGGCTGGTTCCGGGTGCCGCTGGACCTCCAGAAGGAGGTCTGGCCGACGGAGGAGTACGAGCTGGCGAAGTCGCTCGTGGACACGTCGCTGCCGGAGGACGACCTGTTCGCGGGCGTGCGGTAGCCGCTGGGGGGGGGCGTGCGGTGGCTCTGGCCGCGGGCGTGCGGTAACCCTGGGGCCGGTGATCGCCGGGCCTGGGGGACAATGGGGGGCATGAGCGCAAGCGTGAGCCTGGCCGTGTCGCATCTCGTGCCCCTGGCGGACCTGGACGAGAACAAGGTCACCCCCGGTGTTCTGGGCTTCATCGTTTTCGCGGTGATGGCCCTGGCGGTGTGGGGGCTGATGAAGTCCATGAGCAAGCACATGCGGAAGGTGGACTTCGAGGAGTCCGCGCCGTCCGCCCCCGCGAAGGGGAAGTCCTCGGGGGACGGGGTGTCGCCGGCGAAGGGGTGACGGTCTGGGGCCGCGGGCGGTTTTTTCTCGCCCCCGCCGCCTCTTCCCGTCCCAACCCGGGGGCAAGCCCCCGGACCCCCGCGGGTGCGTTGCCGGCCGCCGGCCGGTGGGGGTACGCCGCGCAGTTCCTGGTGCCCCTTTCAGGGGCGCCTACCGGCCGGGACCGGGACGCCCATGACTTCCCTCGCGTGGCGGTCGGGGACCATGCCCAGGGGCCAGGCCTGCCAGGGCACCTCCAGGCTGACGCCCCGCTCCAGCAGCAGCCGGTACGCCGACACGTAGTCGTCCAGCTTCGGGTCCCGCAACGGATGGCCGGCGCGGGCGAGCTGGGCCAGTTCCTCCTGGGCCACCGCCGTCCCCACCTCCACCCCGCCCGGCGCGGCGTACGGCAGCAGCGTGCAGCGCAGGAAGCGGGCCCAGTCCTCGCCCCGCCGGTCCCCGTACGACGTGAACAGCCCGAGCGCCTCGTCGCACAGCCGGAGCGCGGCCTGCGTCCGGGCGTTGCCCGCGTCGACCACCGCCAGCTCCAGGCACGTCCACGCCTCGCCGTGCACGACCCCGATGCGCTGGAAGTCGGCCCGCGCGTCCACCAGGAGCTGGCGGGCGAAGCCGGAGTTGCGCAGTGAACCGGTCTGCGCGGCCCGCTGGTCGCGGGTGACCCGCGCCGAGTGGTGCCGCGCGCACGCCAGCCCGTACACGTCCCGCATCCGGGAGAACATCGTGCGCGAGCGCTCCAGCTCCCGCACCGCCCGGTCCAGGTCGCCGGTCTCCTCCAGCGCCTGCCCCAGGTAGTACACCGTCCACGCCTCGCCGCGCGCGTCCTCGTTCTCCCGGTGCCGCGCGGCCGCCCGGCCCAACGCCTCCACCGCCTGCGCGGCCTCCCCGCCGACCAGCAGCGTCCGCGCCAGCTGGGTCAGTGCCCAGGCCTCGCCGCGGCCGTCGCGCGTGCGGCCGTACAGGTCGAGGGCGGCCCGCAGCTCGGCCTCGGCACGGTGCGGGTCGCCCATCCGCAGGGCGAGCTGCCCGAGCTGGTAGTGGGTCCATGCCTCGCCGTGCACGGAGTCGTTGCGCCGGTGCAGTTCCAGCGCCTCGTCGAGGAGTTCCAGCGCCTCGGCCAGCCGGGAGCGGTCGCGTTCCACCGCCGCCAGCGCGTGCATCGTCCACGCCCGGTCCGCCGCCAGCTCCGGCGCCGCCTGGAGGTCCATCGCCTCCCGCAGTTTCGCCGCCGCCTGCGCGAGCTGCCCCTGGTGGTGCAGGGTGATACCGAGCGAGCACAGCGCCCGCGCCGCGCCCGCGTCGTGGTGCGCCTCCAGGTAGAGGTCCACCAC carries:
- a CDS encoding ATP-binding cassette domain-containing protein, with product MPGAIYAEGLVKTFGDVRALDGVDLDVPEGTVLGLLGPNGAGKTTAVRCLTTLLRPDSGRAVVAGIDVVKNPDAVRRSVGLSGQFAAVDEYLTGRENLQMVGRLYQMKAKAAKVRAGELLEQFHLAEAGDRPAKTYSGGMRRRLDLAAALVVSPPVMFMDEPTTGLDPRNRQQLWEVIKQLVSGGTTLLLTTQYLEEADHLAHDIAVVDHGRVIARGTSDQLKARTGGERVEVVVHERDHLTTASRVLHGFGKGEVTTDDHIRRLTVPVTGGAKLLAEVIRELDARGIEIDDIGLRRPTLDDVFLSLTGHVAEEDTDEAADGSGDQDGADGTRSGSSGSSRSSRRKEATK
- a CDS encoding ABC transporter permease, which encodes MSAVTDTAGTQVTLRPGSAIGQSVRDSLVVAKRNLIRMARIPEMLIFGLIQPIMFVVLFTYVFGGSIQVGSSTSTQAYREFLMAGIFAQTVTFATAGAGAGIADDMHKGLIDRFRSLPMARGAVLTGRTLADLVQSALTLIVLAVVAVLVGWRTHENLGKVLAAFGLLLLLGYAFSWIGALIGLSVRTPEAATSGGLIWLFPLTFISNAFVDANQMPTFLRHVAEWNPFSANVQACRELFGNLPPGFQASDAWPMQHPVWASLMWSVLIIVAFRTLAVRKYRSATA
- the greA gene encoding transcription elongation factor GreA is translated as MTETSENVTWLTQEAYNKLKDELEYLTGPARTEIAAKIAAAREEGDLRENGGYHAAKEEQGKQELRVRQLTQLLEHAQVGEAQTSADGAVGPGMVVTIAFDGDEDDTLSFLLASREYASADIETYSPQSPLGSAVIGNKVGEEAQYELPNGKKASVKILKAEPYQG
- a CDS encoding DUF4307 domain-containing protein, with the protein product MSTASTRLPEGRYGRAADERADHTLRIVGIALGAALLVLVGWLGYHYVGQSEISGQVITFQAVSDERVQAHLEVRKDADASGYCTLRSQSANGTEVGRADFRFDGRQTRIDRVVTLRTTAKGSTAELLGCHAG
- the mca gene encoding mycothiol conjugate amidase Mca yields the protein MAVHAHPDDESSKGAATMAKYVSEGVDVLVVTCTGGERGSILNPKLQGDAYIEEHIHEVRKKEMDEAREILGVKQEWLGFVDSGLPGGDPLPPLPEGCFALEDVDKAAGELVRQIRSFRPQVITTYDENGGYPHPDHIMTHKITMVAFEGAADTEKYPEAEYGPAYQPQKLYYNQGFNRQRTEALHQALLDRGMESPYGDWLKRWAENARPERTLTTHVPCAEFFEIRDKALIAHATQIDPDGGWFRVPLDLQKEVWPTEEYELAKSLVDTSLPEDDLFAGVR